The Erwinia sp. SLM-02 genome includes the window ACAAATATATTGAAACGTAAAATTCACAGATATATTCTTGGGTCTGTGCACCAGGGAGGAATAAGTAGGATTTACCGCCGTTCTTTCTCTCACTATTAAAAATTGCTCTTCGGGCAAACGTTTTTGCACTTAATTTCATTCTGCTGAGGTTTAACATGCTAAAAGTTGCTTTATTAGGTGCCGGGCGCATTGCCCAGGTTCACGCTCGCCATATTCACGACCATCCGGATACCACGCTTTATTCGGTATCGGATATTTACGCGGAGGCTGCGTCAACCCTCGCCGAAAAGTATGCCGCCCGCGTACTCTCAGCAGATGAAGCGATTGCCGACCCGCAGGTTGACGTGGTGCTGGTTGCCACCTCCACCGATACCCATGCCGGTTTTTCCCTGCAGGCCGCCCGTGCCGGCAAGGCAATCTTCTGTGAGAAGCCTGTCGATCTGAATATCCAGCGCGTGAAATCCTGCGTGGCCGAAATCAAAGCGCTCGGCGTGCCGTTTATGATCGGCTTTAACCGCCGCTTCGATCCGAACCACGCCCACCTTAACCGCGCCCTGCGCAGCGGCGAGATCGGTGAACTGGAACATCTGCAAATCTGCTCGCGCGATCCGTCGCCGCTGCCGGACGACTACCTGCTGATTTCCGGCGGTATGTTCCGCGATATGACCATTCACGATTTCGACATGGCGCGCTTCCAGCTTGGCGAAGAGCCGGTATCGGTGTCGGCCATCGCCTCCGCGCTGGTCAGCCCGACGGTGAAAGCGGCCGGAGATGTCGATACGGCGGTGATCACCCTGCAGACCGCCTCCGGCAAGATTGCGGTGATCAACAACAGCCGCCGTTCAGGCTATGGCTACGATCAGCGCATTGAGGCGCACGGCCAGAAAGGCTGTCTGTACGTTCACAACGTGCCGACCACCACGCTGGTGAAAGTGACCGAAGAGTTTGGCGCGCAGGCGCAAAAGCCGCTGCACTTCTTCCTTGAGCGCTATCAGGAGGCGTTCAGCGAGCAGTGGAAAGCCTTTGTTGCCGCGCTGAAAGACAATCGTCCGGTACCCACCAACGCGGACGACGGGCTACGCGCGCTGCTGCTGGCCGAAGCGGCGATCGAATCATTTAAAACGCAGAAAGTCGTTAGCGTTAACCTGGAGGGATAAAAGATGAAAATCGGATTAGTGTCTGACAGCCTGGCCCATCTCCCGGTGGATGAGGTGATCAAAACCGCCGCCGAGCTGAAGCTGGACTGCATCGAGTTCGCCACCGGCAACTGGTCAACGGCCCCGCACCTCAACCTGGAAAAGCTGCTTTCCAGCACCTACGCCCGGGCGGAGCTGAAGAGCAGGCTGGACGATAACGGGCTGACGCTCTCCGCGCTGAACGCTAATGGCAACCCGATGCATCCGGGTGAAACCGGGAAAATTCACTCCGACTGCCTGTATAAAACCCTGGAGCTGGCTAACCTGCTGGGCGTGGAAAACGTCATCACCATGTCCGGCCTGCCGGGCGCGCCGGGCGACAGCTATCCCAACTGGATTGTCACCTCATGGCCACCGGAAACGCAGACCATCCTGAAACATCAGTGGGAAGTGGCCGAAGGCTACTGGGGCAAAACCGCCGAGGCGGCGCGTACCTACGGCGTGAAAATCTGCATCGAACTGCACGGCCAGCAGCTGGCCTACAACCTGCCGACCTTCCTGCAGCTGCGGGAGATTACCGGTGACGTGGTGGGCCTGAACTTCGACCCGAGCCACATTATGTGGATGGGCGGCGATCCGCTGGCGTTTATCCGCCAGGCGGGCAGCATGATCTATCACGTTCACGCCAAAGATACCTTTATCGATACGGTTAACCGCGCCACCGCCACGGCGCTGGATAACCGCCCGATGACGCAGAGCCGCGAACGCAGCTGGTCCTACGTGACGCTGGGCTACGGCCAGACGGAACCGTGGTGGAATGCCTTCTGCTACCATCTGGCGCATTTTGCCAGCCCGGACCTGACCCTGAGCATCGAGCATGAAGATATGAACCTGTCGCGGATGGAAGGCGTGATCAAATCGGTGAATCTGCTGAAGCGCACGGCAACCATTGAGAAGTCCGACTACTTGTTACCGGCTATCTGATCGACAAACAGCCGCTGCACTCAAGCCCGCCGTCCGGCGGGCTTGATCGTTATCCCGCCTTCACCTGAATCCCCTCCATCCACAGCTTTTTGTACTGCGTAGGCGGAATACCGACCACCATTTTAAACACCCGATGGAAGTTGTTGACGCTCTCATAGCCCACCTCGCCGGCGATGGTGGTCACGTCCATATCGGTGTTCACCAGCAACGACTGCGCTTCCCCTACCCGTCGCCGAATCAGGTATTGCTTCGGCGTGTAGCCGGAGAACTTCTTGAACAGGTGGATCAGGTAGAAGCGGGTGATCCCGGACGCCGCCATAATCGACTCCAGGTTAATCGGCTCTTTATAGTGCTCGTCAATAAACTGCTTGATTGAAAGTCCCAGCGAGGCGTCGGTTTTTTCCAGCTGTTCGTGCCGCGCCAGGCAGATATTGCGACAGATCACCACAATCGCATTCAGCAGGTGATGCGTGACCACGCCATGGTGACGCTCGTGATTGAAGATCTGCGCGCAAAGCGCATCAAACAGGCCGCACAGCGCCTGGCTCTGCTCACCTGCCGCAATCACCGCGCTTTTATCGCGACCGATCAGGTGATTTTCAGGCAGCCCGTCGATGTGCAGCTGGCTGATACCACAACTGTAGATCAGCGAATCCTCGCTGACGTGGGGACGTTCATCGTGAACCACGCCCTGGTTAAAAATCAGGATATCACCCTGCTGC containing:
- the iolG gene encoding inositol 2-dehydrogenase → MLKVALLGAGRIAQVHARHIHDHPDTTLYSVSDIYAEAASTLAEKYAARVLSADEAIADPQVDVVLVATSTDTHAGFSLQAARAGKAIFCEKPVDLNIQRVKSCVAEIKALGVPFMIGFNRRFDPNHAHLNRALRSGEIGELEHLQICSRDPSPLPDDYLLISGGMFRDMTIHDFDMARFQLGEEPVSVSAIASALVSPTVKAAGDVDTAVITLQTASGKIAVINNSRRSGYGYDQRIEAHGQKGCLYVHNVPTTTLVKVTEEFGAQAQKPLHFFLERYQEAFSEQWKAFVAALKDNRPVPTNADDGLRALLLAEAAIESFKTQKVVSVNLEG
- a CDS encoding sugar phosphate isomerase/epimerase family protein is translated as MKIGLVSDSLAHLPVDEVIKTAAELKLDCIEFATGNWSTAPHLNLEKLLSSTYARAELKSRLDDNGLTLSALNANGNPMHPGETGKIHSDCLYKTLELANLLGVENVITMSGLPGAPGDSYPNWIVTSWPPETQTILKHQWEVAEGYWGKTAEAARTYGVKICIELHGQQLAYNLPTFLQLREITGDVVGLNFDPSHIMWMGGDPLAFIRQAGSMIYHVHAKDTFIDTVNRATATALDNRPMTQSRERSWSYVTLGYGQTEPWWNAFCYHLAHFASPDLTLSIEHEDMNLSRMEGVIKSVNLLKRTATIEKSDYLLPAI
- a CDS encoding helix-turn-helix domain-containing protein, with translation MLTHCQDDVTVYPDYAAHTAPKLLFVCKTQGEESAIPRVMHKHDDRLEIMFVARGSGQYLIGGRQYLAQQGDILIFNQGVVHDERPHVSEDSLIYSCGISQLHIDGLPENHLIGRDKSAVIAAGEQSQALCGLFDALCAQIFNHERHHGVVTHHLLNAIVVICRNICLARHEQLEKTDASLGLSIKQFIDEHYKEPINLESIMAASGITRFYLIHLFKKFSGYTPKQYLIRRRVGEAQSLLVNTDMDVTTIAGEVGYESVNNFHRVFKMVVGIPPTQYKKLWMEGIQVKAG